One region of Camelina sativa cultivar DH55 chromosome 6, Cs, whole genome shotgun sequence genomic DNA includes:
- the LOC104792997 gene encoding probable purine permease 8 produces MFSDHQNIEANLTGQEEMTTTMEIESSFVPQSKNYKRWFRISTYVFFVLACQALSTILGRLYYENGGKSTWMGTLVQLIGFPVLFLFRFFSQIKIPKSTTDADFRHFPSFTTLASVYIVVGLLGAAVSYMSSVGLLYLPVSTFSLILASQLAFTAFFSYFLNSQKFTPFIVNSLFLLTISSALLVVNTDSENTTEASRVKYVIGFICTVGASAGIGLLLSLVQLILREVIKKQTFSTVMDMVAYQSLVASCVVLIGLFASGEWKTLTSEMESYKLGKAPYVMTLASAAISWQVYTIGVVGLIFESSSVFSNSISVVGLPIVPVVAVTVFHDKMNASKIFSIILAIWGFISYVYQHYLDEKKLKNSHTSPAGGPHLPVTEGHTNIQSV; encoded by the coding sequence aTGTTTTCAGATCATCAAAACATAGAAGCAAACCTGACAGGTCAAGAGGAAATGACTACCACTATGGAAATCGAATCATCGTTCGTACCTCAATCGAAGAACTACAAAAGGTGGTTTCGTATTTCCACTTATGTGTTCTTTGTCCTTGCCTGCCAAGCACTTTCTACAATTCTAGGAAGATTGTACTATGAAAACGGTGGGAAGAGTACATGGATGGGAACACTTGTCCAACTTATCGGCTTCCCTGTTCTGTTTCTCTTCCGCTTCTTTTCCCAAATCAAAATTCCTAAATCAACAACAGATGCAGATTTCAGACACTTCCCTTCATTCACCACCCTTGCATCAGTTTACATTGTTGTTGGACTGTTAGGGGCTGCTGTTTCTTATATGTCCTCTGTTGGGTTGCTCTACTTACCAGTTTCTACTTTCTCCCTTATCTTGGCCTCACAGTTGGCCTTCACTGCCTTCTTCTCTTATTTCCTGAACTCACAGAAGTTCACACCTTTTATTGTGAATTCTCTATTTCTCCTTACTATTTCCTCTGCCCTCCTCGTGGTCAACACTGATTCAGAAAACACAACAGAAGCGTCTAGAGTAAAATATGTGATAGGGTTCATATGTACCGTTGGTGCTTCTGCTGGGATTGGACTGTTGCTATCTCTGGTACAGCTAATCCTCAGGGAGGTTATAAAGAAGCAAACATTCTCAACGGTCATGGACATGGTCGCCTACCAATCTCTAGTTGCAAGCTGTGTGGTTCTCATAGGACTTTTTGCTAGTGGGGAGTGGAAAACTTTAACAAGTGAGATGGAAAGCTACAAATTGGGGAAAGCGCCCTACGTTATGACTTTGGCCTCAGCAGCTATATCTTGGCAAGTCTACACCATTGGTGTTGTGGGATTGATCTTCGAGTCCTCTTCTGTGTTCTCCAATTCCATATCTGTTGTGGGGTTGCCTATAGTTCCAGTTGTAGCAGTGACTGTTTTCCATGATAAAATGAATGCTTCAAAGATCTTCTCCATCATTTTAGCTATCTGGGGGTTCATTTCATATGTTTATCAGCACTACCTTGAcgaaaagaagttgaagaatagCCACACAAGTCCTGCTGGAGGTCCTCACCTACCTGTTACAGAAGGTCACACAAACATACAAAGTGTGTGA
- the LOC104699374 gene encoding uncharacterized protein LOC104699374, with product MVDGIPQTGNFPTNPNSNLAANPNGNHAVNTTEVRRTISPYDLTSADNPGAVISHPLLKGDNYDEWACAMKTALCSRKKFGFLTGAIPRPDEGSSDYEDWWTIQALLVSWIKMTIDPALKSNISHRDVAKDLWDHLQKRFSVMNGPRLQQIKVELASCKQRGLSIETYYGKLTKIWDSMAISRPLRVCKCGKCDCDLATLQERDREEDKVQQFLFGLDDTLFRTVRSSLVSRHPVPSLEEVYNLVRQEEDLILNGTKALEVQPDVSAFAVQLRSRTGFSQPRNDDKDKGVVCKHCNRTGHVSDRCYAVIGYPEWWGDRPRSRSLQSRGRGGASSSGGRGRGSHAYANCVSVPHIDTTHQANHVITDQDRDGVSGLTDDQWQTIKKILNAGKGPSTEKLTGKSIYPSWIMDTGASHHLTGNLDVLTNIRDMAPVLIILADGRERVSVKEGTVKLGSDLVMQSVFYVEGFHTDLISIGQLMDENRCVLQMSDHFLVVQDRTSRMVIGMGTRAGGTFHFRSMELAASVTTKEEKEYELWHSRMGHPSAKVVCQLPAISVSSMHLNKACDVCLRAKQTRQSFPLSLNKTVRIFELIHCDLWGPYRTTSHSGAKYFLTIVDDYSRGVWLYLLVDKTEVARHLKNFLAFTKRQFGEDVRTVRSDNGLEFLSMTKFFHEQGIVHERSCVYTPEQNGRVERKHRHILNVARALRFQAHLPLEFWGECVLTAAYLINRTPSPVLNNQTPYERLHKKPPLYEHLRVFGSLCYAYNPRRHGDKFESRSRRCVFVGYPHGQKGWRLFDIEAAEFFVSRDVVFSEVEFPFSSRSSTSVTVVNEEDNPQLWASHSPGPFGDHEQPLQVSPLNLIGPTSTGSGPHDNPAPTSHDAHSSPLPIPDSSLPATHDPRGSSSTASSTPSSSSPVPIPAPPPQPSRQPPPSVAVVAPPALPPPRQSQRKREPPVTLKDFVVNSAECEVSDKVRYPISNQDTKKRFSGSHVAYMAAIATAREPRSYKEAVVDKRWNQSMTTEIDAQEANKTWSVVDLPPGKRAIGCQWVYKVKHNSDGSVERYKSRLVALGNKQKEGEDYGETFAPVAKMETVRLFLDVAAKRNWEIHQMDVHNAFLHGDLQEEVYMKLPPGFGASHPNKVCRLHKAIYGLKQAPRCWFEKLTTALKSYGFVQSLSDYSLFTLTRGLVHINILIYVDDLIIAGSSPKATQDFKDYLSSCFHMKDLGPLKYFLGIEVARNATGIYICQRKYALDIISETGLMGAKPAAFPLEQTHDLFMNTSPLLPDPQRYRRLIGRLIYLAVTRPDLAFSVHMLARFMQQPREAHWDGALRIVRYLKSDPGQGILLRSNGGFQITGWCDSDYATCPFTRRSVTGFIVQLGDSPISWKTRKQDTVSKSSAEAEYRAMSFLTSELKWLKQLLFTLGVRHDQPMVVCCDSQSAIHIATNPVFHERTKHIEIDCHFVRDELVRGNITFRHVGTAYQLADIFTKPLGRDSFARFRIKLGIQNLYAPT from the coding sequence ATGGTGGACGGTATTCCTCAAACCGGAAATTTTCCGACGAACCCGAACAGCAACCTTGCTGCGAATCCGAACGGCAATCATGCCGTGAACACGACTGAAGTAAGGCGAACGATTTCACCTTATGATCTGACCTCTGCTGATAATCCAGGGGCTGTCATCTCTCATCCATTGTTGAAGGGAGATAACTACGACGAGTGGGCTTGCGCAATGAAGACGGCGCTTTGTTCTCgcaaaaaatttggttttcttaCGGGGGCAATTCCTCGGCCTGACGAAGGATCTTCGGATTATGAAGACTGGTGGACTATTCAAGCACTTCTTGTGTCTTGGATCAAGATGACAATTGATCCTGCGCTTAAGTCCAACATCTCACATCGAGATGTCGCTAAGGATCTTTGGGATCACTTGCAGAAACGCTTCTCAGTGATGAATGGACCACGACTACAGCAGATCAAGGTTGAGCTTGCAAGCTGCAAACAAAGAGGTTTGTCTATCGAAACGTACTATGGAAAGCTAACGAAGATCTGGGATAGCATGGCAATTTCTCGTCCTTTGCGTGTCTGCAAATGCGGCAAATGTGACTGTGATCTTGCTACTCTTCAAGAAAGAGATCGTGAAGAAGACAAGGTTCAACAATTCCTTTTTGGTCTTGATGATACTTTGTTCCGTACGGTTCGTTCGAGTCTTGTCTCTCGCCACCCGGTCCCATCATTGGAGGAGGTGTATAATCTGGTGAGGcaagaagaagatttgattcTGAATGGTACCAAGGCGTTGGAGGTTCAGCCGGATGTCAGTGCCTTTGCTGTTCAGCTGCGGTCTCGTACGGGATTTTCTCAACCCCGGAATGATGATAAAGACAAGGGTGTTGTATGCAAACATTGTAACCGGACTGGCCATGTCTCTGACAGGTGCTATGCTGTCATTGGATATCCAGAATGGTGGGGTGACCGTCCGCGTAGCCGGTCTTTGCAGAGTCGCGGTCGCGGAGGAGCAAGTTCTAGTGGAGGTCGAGGTCGTGGTTCTCATGCTTATGCTAACTGTGTGAGTGTTCCGCACATCGACACAACTCACCAAGCTAATCATGTGATCACGGATCAGGATCGTGATGGTGTAAGCGGCTTGACCGATGATCAGTGGCAAACTATTAAGAAGATTCTTAATGCTGGAAAGGGTCCCTCTACAGAGAAGTTAACGGGTAAGTCTATCTATCCCTCTTGGATTATGGATACAGGGGCTTCTCATCATTTGACGGGGAACTTAGATGTTTTGACAAATATAAGAGATATGGCTccagttttaattattttggctGATGGTAGAGAACGAGTATCTGTCAAGGAAGGAACCGTTAAATTAGGATCTGATCTGGTCATGCAGTCTGTGTTTTATGTAGAAGGCTTTCACACAGATTTGATTTCAATTGGTCAATTGATGGATGAGAATCGATGTGTTTTGCAAATGTCTGATCACTTTCTTGTGGTCCAGGACCGCACTTCGAGGATGGTGATTGGGATGGGTACTAGAGCGGGTGGGACATTTCACTTTCGCAGTATGGAGCTTGCGGCATCTGTCACTACAAAGGAGGAAAAAGAATATGAGCTGTGGCATAGTCGCATGGGACATCCTTCGGCGAAAGTTGTGTGTCAACTTCCTGCTATTTCTGTTTCTTCTATGCATTTGAATAAAGCTTGTGATGTATGCCTTCGTGCTAAGCAAACTCGACAGTCTTTTCCCTTAAGTTTGAATAAAACAGTGCGCATCTTTGAATTGATACATTGTGACTTGTGGGGACCTTACCGGACAACATCTCATTCTGGAGCTAAGTATTTTTTGACAATAGTCGATGACTACTCAAGGGGTGTATGGCTGTATTTGTTGGTTGACAAAACAGAGGTTGCTCGGcatttaaagaattttcttgCCTTCACGAAACGTCAATTTGGTGAAGACGTTCGAACCGTACGTAGTGATAACGGCTTGGAATTTTTGTCTATGACAAAATTCTTTCACGAACAAGGCATAGTTCATGAACGTTCCTGTGTTTATACACCGGAACAGAATGGGAGAGTTGAAAGAAAGCACCGGCATATCCTCAATGTCGCGAGAGCATTACGGTTTCAAGCACATCTTCCATTAGAGTTTTGGGGGGAATGTGTTCTCACGGCGGCTTACTTAATCAACAGGACGCCGAGTCCAGTGCTCAACAATCAGACTCCGTATGAACGTCTTCATAAGAAACCACCACTTTATGAGCATTTACGGGTTTTTGGCAGTCTCTGTTATGCATATAATCCGCGACGTCACGGTGACAAATTTGAGTCGCGAAGTCGGAGGTGTGTTTTTGTGGGTTATCCACACGGTCAGAAGGGATGGCGATTATTTGATATAGAAGCAGCAGAATTTTTTGTCTCCAGAGATGTTGTATTCTCGGAGGTTGAATTTCCCTTCTCCTCGAGGTCTTCTACGTCGGTCACAGTCGTGAATGAAGAAGACAATCCACAGTTATGGGCTTCTCACTCTCCTGGCCCATTTGGAGACCATGAACAGCCTTTACAAGTAAGTCCATTAAATTTAATAGGCCCAACTTCAACAGGCTCTGGCCCACATGACAACCCAGCTCCCACGTCACACGATGCTCATTCATCTCCATTGCCGATTCCCGATTCTTCCTTGCCGGCGACACATGATCCACGAGGCTCCTCGTCAACAGCTTCCTCgacaccttcttcttcctctccggTGCCGATTCCCGCTCCTCCGCCTCAACCTTCACGACAACCCCCACCGTCCGTCGCTGTTGTTGCTCCGCCGGCTCTGCCTCCTCCTCGACAGAGTCAACGGAAACGTGAACCACCAGTGACTTTGAAAGACTTTGTTGTCAACTCCGCTGAATGTGAAGTTTCTGATAAGGTACGCTATCCAATCTCCAATCAAGATACAAAGAAGCGTTTTTCAGGGTCTCATGTTGCTTATATGGCCGCAATTGCAACTGCTCGAGAACCACGTTCGTATAAAGAGGCAGTGGTAGACAAACGATGGAATCAATCTATGACTACTGAGATTGATGCGCAAGAAGCAAATAAGACTTGGTCAGTTGTGGATTTACCTCCTGGAAAAAGAGCTATTGGGTGTCAGTGGGTCTACAAAGTTAAACATAATTCGGATGGCTCGGTCGAACGCTATAAATCTCGTCTTGTTGCTCTtggcaacaaacaaaaagagggtGAAGACTATGGTGAAACCTTTGCACCGGTTGCAAAGATGGAGACTGTTCGACTGTTTCTTGATGTTGCTGCAAAACGTAACTGGGAAATTCATCAAATGGATGTCCACAATGCGTTCTTACATGGTGATCTGCAGGAAGAGGTTTATATGAAATTGCCTCCTGGATTTGGTGCATCTCATCCTAACAAGGTATGTCGACTTCACAAAGCTATATACGGTTTAAAACAGGCTCCCAGATGTTGGTTTGAGAAGTTAACAACTGCTTTGAAGAGCTATGGGTTTGTGCAGTCTCTTTCTGATTACTCTCTGTTTACTCTCACGAGAGGTCTTGTTCACATCAATATCttgatctatgttgatgatttgatcATTGCGGGCAGCTCTCCAAAGGCGACTCAGGATTTCAAAGATTATTTGTCTTCTTGTTTTCatatgaaggatttggggcctttgaaatattttttggggatAGAAGTTGCTAGAAACGCCACCGGCATCTATATCTGTCAACGAAAATATGCATTGGACATCATATCTGAAACTGGTTTGATGGGTGCTAAACCAGCGGCATTTCCTCTAGAGCAAACTCATGATTTGTTCATGAATACTTCTCCACTTCTTCCTGATCCACAGCGGTATCGCCGGCTGATAGGCCGTTTGATTTATTTGGCTGTGACAAGACCTGATCTTGCTTTTTCGGTGCACATGTTAGCCAGGTTTATGCAGCAACCTCGTGAGGCACATTGGGATGGGGCGCTTCGTATTGTTCGATATCTGAAATCTGATCCGGGACAAGGTATATTGCTTCGTAGCAATGGAGGTTTTCAAATCACTGGTTGGTGCGACTCTGACTACGCAACATGTCCATTCACACGTCGATCCGTAACCGGTTTTATTGTTCAGCTAGGGGACTCACCGATCTCttggaaaacaagaaaacaggaCACAGTGAGCAAGTCTTCTGCAGAGGCGGAATATCGTGCGATGTCTTTTCTTACTTCTGAATTAAAATGGTTGAAACAGTTGTTGTTTACACTTGGGGTGCGTCATGATCAACCGATGGTTGTGTGTTGTGACAGTCAGTCGGCTATTCATATTGCTACCAATCCGGTCTTTCATGAACGGACCAAACACATAGAGATTGACTGTCATTTTGTTCGTGACGAGCTTGTTCGTGGCAATATCACCTTTCGGCATGTGGGTACTGCCTATCAACTAGCCGATATATTTACAAAACCACTTGGGAGAGATTCTTTTGCGAGGTTTCGTATCAAGTTAGGCATACAAAACCTGtatgctccaacttga
- the LOC104793001 gene encoding protein PLANT CADMIUM RESISTANCE 10-like, producing the protein MKETGHYVPPPYVPLRQSDSEAEVKTATSNLEIAVSQSSKDDDPRQWSSGICACFDDMQSCCIGLFCPCYIFGINAEFLGSGTFAGPCLTHCISWTLVNTICCFATNGVLLGLPGCFVSCYACGYRRSLRTKYNLQEAPCGDFVTHFFCHLCAICQEYREIQGRRSGSYPPNMKMAITDAPLAQTMESAN; encoded by the exons ATGAAAGAGACGGGCCATTACGTGCCACCACCTTATGTTCCATTAAGACAGTCAGATTCTGAAGCTGAAGTCAAGACCGCTACTTCAAATCTGGAAATTGCTGTTTCTCAAAGCTCAAAAGATGATGATCCGAGACAATGGTCATCTGGTATATGCGCGTGCTTCGACGATATGCAGAGCT GTTGTATAGGTTTGTTCTGTCCATGTTATATCTTTGGCATAAACGCCGAGTTTTTGGGGTCTGGAACATTTGCAGGACCCTGCTTAACTCATTGCATTTCATGGACTTTGGTCAACACCATTTGCTGCTTTGCAACAAATGGTGTGTTACTCGGTCTGCCAGGATGCTTTGTATCATGTTATGCTTGCGGATACCGCAGGTCATTAAGAACCAAATATAATTTACAG GAGGCTCCATGTGGGGATTTTGTAACACACTTTTTCTGTCACTTGTGTGCCATTTGCCAAGAATACAGAGAGATTCAAGGACGTAGAAGTGGCTCATATCCTCCCAACATGAAGATGGCTATCACTGATGCCCCCTTGGCTCAAACCATGGAATCAGCTAACTGA